Genomic DNA from Rhodothermus bifroesti:
CCCCGCCAGCAGCTCTACCGGATGCAGACGCCCCAGGGATTTCGTCGGGATTGGCTCGAGGCGGCCTATGCCGAAGCCTCCGAGCCCCCAGCTACCGACGACGTCGAGTTAGTGCGCCGCCTAGGCTATCCGGTAGCTCGGGTGGCGGGTAGCGTGTTCAACTTTAAGATCACAACGGCGGAAGATTGGGAGCTCGCTACCATGCTCTGGCCCCAGTGGGAGGCGCGCCGCCGGTCATGTTGCACCTTATAGTTATGATACGCCTTGGCTTTGGATACGATGTGCACCGGTTGGTGCCTAATCGTCCCTTGATTCTGGGAGGCGTGCGCATTCCGTTTGCTTTAGGCCTTTTAGGGCATTCGGATGCCGACGTGCTGCTGCATGCCATTGCCGATGCGCTGTTAGGTGCAGCTGCTTTGGGCGACATTGGGCAGCATTTCCCGGACACCGATCCGCGCTGGAAGGATGCCGACAGCCAGGAACTGCTTCGACAGGTGTATGCCCAAGTGGTAGCTGCTGGATACCGAGCAGTGAACGTCGATGCTACAGTAGCCCTCGAGCAGCCGCGGCTTAAGCCGTATATCGAAGCCATGCGGCAAAACATTGCCCGCATTTTGGAATTGCCGCTAGCCGCTGTTTCTGTAAAGGCCACAACTACCGAAGGGTTAGGTATTGTGGGCGAAGGGAAAGGAGCAGCAGCCTATGCAGTGTGCCTGTTGGCGGCTCAGGGGTTAAGTCTCTAAACATGATGGATTGGCTGACTGATCTAACCCAGTGGGCGCTGCATGTGTCGCCATTTTGGGTTTACATTGCGCTACTTTTGATCGCTTATGGCGAAAACGTAGTACCGCCGATCCCTGGAGATCTGTTTGTGGTTTTTTGTGGGTACTTAGCTGGCAGAGGTATACTGGATTTGGGATGGGTAGTGTTTTTGTCTACAGTAGGGGGGGCTGCAGGATTTATGACCATGTATGCTTTGGGCTATCGTATTGGCAAGGCCGTGCTTGATCCGCATC
This window encodes:
- the ispF gene encoding 2-C-methyl-D-erythritol 2,4-cyclodiphosphate synthase, whose translation is MIRLGFGYDVHRLVPNRPLILGGVRIPFALGLLGHSDADVLLHAIADALLGAAALGDIGQHFPDTDPRWKDADSQELLRQVYAQVVAAGYRAVNVDATVALEQPRLKPYIEAMRQNIARILELPLAAVSVKATTTEGLGIVGEGKGAAAYAVCLLAAQGLSL